A region of Streptomyces sp. NBC_01788 DNA encodes the following proteins:
- a CDS encoding zinc-dependent alcohol dehydrogenase family protein produces MRATVIHGPNDVRVEEVPDAALRRPADAVVRTVLACVCGSDLWAYRGVAAREKGQRIGHEFLGVVEEVGSEVRGFRPGDLVVAPFVWSDGVCEFCAEGLHTSCPHGGFWGEPGSDGGQGEAVRVPFADGTLVKLPAEVRSDERLLTAVLALSDVMSTGHHAAMSAGVRPGATVAVVGDGAVGLCGVLAARRLGAERIIALGRHESRTAIARTFGATDVVPARGAEAVAAVKELTGGSGAHAVLEAVGTEESMRTAISITRDGGSVGYVGVPHGGSAGVDIQQMFNRNVAVRGGVAPARHYIPALLADVLGGVIDPSPVFDRTVELAGVPEGYKAMDAREALKVKITF; encoded by the coding sequence ATGCGCGCCACCGTCATTCACGGCCCGAACGACGTCCGAGTCGAGGAGGTCCCCGACGCCGCGCTGCGGCGTCCCGCCGACGCGGTGGTGCGGACCGTACTCGCCTGCGTGTGCGGCAGCGACCTGTGGGCCTACCGCGGCGTGGCCGCCCGGGAGAAGGGGCAGCGGATCGGGCACGAGTTCCTGGGCGTGGTCGAGGAAGTCGGCTCCGAGGTGCGCGGCTTCCGGCCAGGCGACCTGGTGGTTGCGCCGTTCGTGTGGTCGGACGGCGTGTGCGAGTTCTGCGCCGAGGGCCTGCACACCTCCTGCCCGCACGGCGGGTTCTGGGGTGAGCCGGGTTCGGACGGCGGGCAGGGCGAGGCGGTCCGGGTTCCGTTCGCCGACGGCACGCTGGTCAAGCTGCCCGCGGAGGTCCGCTCGGACGAGCGGCTGCTGACGGCCGTGCTGGCGCTGTCCGACGTCATGTCCACCGGGCACCATGCGGCCATGTCCGCGGGCGTCCGTCCGGGCGCGACGGTCGCCGTAGTCGGCGACGGCGCGGTCGGCCTGTGCGGCGTACTGGCCGCGCGCCGGCTCGGCGCGGAGCGGATCATCGCGCTGGGGCGGCACGAGTCGCGGACCGCGATCGCGCGCACCTTCGGCGCGACCGACGTCGTCCCGGCCCGCGGTGCGGAAGCCGTGGCGGCGGTCAAGGAGCTGACCGGCGGCTCGGGCGCGCACGCGGTCCTGGAGGCGGTCGGCACCGAGGAGTCGATGCGAACCGCGATCTCCATCACCCGCGACGGCGGCTCCGTCGGCTACGTCGGCGTGCCTCACGGCGGCAGCGCGGGCGTGGACATCCAGCAGATGTTCAACCGCAATGTCGCGGTGCGGGGCGGGGTGGCGCCGGCGCGCCACTACATTCCCGCACTGTTGGCGGACGTGCTGGGCGGGGTCATCGACCCGTCGCCGGTGTTCGACAGGACGGTCGAGCTGGCGGGAGTGCCGGAGGGTTACAAGGCGATGGATGCGCGCGAGGCGCTCAAGGTCAAGATCACCTTCTAG
- a CDS encoding Imm7 family immunity protein, translating into MFEYHGWITVRETAADDDDEPRLRQIVDELRLRIAQMDSPYLLDLRWMNGEPFIHLGGYSNHRSSPDVVELFEHVAAVAPGSYGLLHVRDDEEPDHGDDVRVLKLVRGMVAELTPASAC; encoded by the coding sequence ATGTTTGAGTACCACGGGTGGATCACGGTCAGGGAGACCGCGGCCGATGACGACGACGAGCCCCGGCTGCGGCAGATCGTCGATGAGCTTCGTCTTCGCATTGCCCAGATGGACAGCCCGTACTTGCTTGACCTCAGGTGGATGAATGGCGAGCCGTTCATCCACCTCGGCGGCTACTCCAATCACCGATCGTCGCCTGACGTGGTCGAACTGTTCGAGCATGTGGCCGCGGTAGCCCCTGGCTCCTACGGGCTCCTCCACGTTCGCGATGACGAGGAACCGGATCACGGGGACGATGTGCGCGTGCTAAAGCTCGTTCGAGGCATGGTTGCTGAACTCACTCCCGCTAGTGCTTGCTGA
- a CDS encoding IS4 family transposase translates to MRVHFALQSALTAITRTVTVAAGRFAPGHLGELTAVVSFELVDAVLAQTRTVQRRLRDLPSRVGMYFLLAMCLFPEVGYRLVWDKLTGGLAGMPVAQPSAKALRDLRRRLGAAPVRSLFEVLAGPLARPTTPGVRFGAYRTVSFDGCSSLRVPDSPRNRAWLGRTAHHGYPTLELMTLVETGTRSLIGAVFGPTDEGETAYARRLLHLLGPDMLVLWDKGFDANAFLAQVSATGAKVLGRLRSNRRTPVLARLDDGSYLSVIGTVKVRIIDAEITVTCADGTVFTGSYRLATTLTDARRHPAAALVSLYHERWEHESAYYALRHTILAGRNFRSGDRAGLEQEVWALLTLYQALRAVMVEAAESLPGTDPDRCSFTVALQTTRDQVVQATGIVPDEPGSLGLIGQRVLARLLAPRRHRASIRKVKSPISRYSERRDDGRPDRSRTITELTVTVLEPDPEQQPLPTVSRDDRHTVPTQRRRHRILALLQDDPTRLWRPAEIAAHFGDITLHTMYRQLSRWAETGIIHKLGPGLYAATAWTSTPLPPAQTG, encoded by the coding sequence TTGCGAGTTCATTTTGCCCTGCAGTCCGCGCTGACGGCCATCACCCGTACGGTGACCGTGGCCGCGGGACGGTTCGCACCAGGCCACTTGGGAGAACTGACCGCTGTGGTTTCGTTCGAGCTGGTGGACGCGGTTCTGGCACAGACGCGGACGGTGCAGCGGCGGCTGCGTGATCTTCCGTCGCGGGTCGGGATGTACTTCCTGCTCGCGATGTGCCTGTTCCCCGAGGTTGGCTACCGGCTGGTCTGGGACAAGCTCACCGGCGGCCTGGCCGGGATGCCGGTGGCCCAGCCGAGCGCGAAGGCCCTGCGGGATCTGCGGCGTCGGCTTGGGGCCGCGCCGGTGCGGTCACTGTTCGAGGTGCTTGCAGGTCCGCTGGCTCGCCCGACGACACCGGGGGTGCGCTTCGGCGCTTACCGGACGGTGTCCTTCGACGGCTGCAGCTCGCTACGGGTACCCGATTCGCCCCGCAACCGGGCCTGGCTCGGGCGAACGGCCCATCACGGCTATCCCACGCTGGAGCTGATGACGCTGGTCGAGACCGGGACCAGGTCCCTGATCGGCGCGGTCTTCGGTCCCACCGACGAGGGTGAGACCGCCTATGCCCGTCGGCTGCTGCACCTGCTGGGGCCGGACATGCTGGTGCTGTGGGACAAGGGCTTCGACGCCAACGCCTTCCTCGCCCAGGTGAGCGCGACCGGCGCGAAGGTCCTGGGCCGACTCCGCAGCAACCGGCGCACCCCGGTCCTGGCCCGCCTGGACGACGGCTCCTACCTGTCGGTGATTGGCACCGTCAAGGTCCGGATCATCGACGCCGAGATCACGGTGACCTGCGCCGACGGCACCGTGTTCACCGGCTCCTACCGGTTGGCCACCACCTTGACAGACGCGCGCCGGCACCCCGCAGCGGCGCTCGTCAGCCTCTATCACGAGCGCTGGGAACACGAGAGTGCGTACTACGCGCTCCGCCACACGATCCTGGCCGGCCGGAACTTTCGGTCGGGCGATCGGGCCGGTCTCGAACAGGAGGTGTGGGCCCTGCTCACGCTCTACCAGGCCCTACGGGCCGTGATGGTCGAGGCCGCCGAGTCCCTCCCCGGCACCGACCCCGACCGCTGCAGTTTCACCGTGGCTCTCCAGACCACCCGCGACCAGGTCGTCCAGGCCACAGGGATCGTCCCGGACGAGCCCGGCTCCCTCGGGTTGATCGGCCAGCGAGTGCTGGCCCGACTCCTTGCGCCCCGCCGTCACCGAGCGAGCATCCGCAAGGTCAAGTCACCCATCTCCCGCTACAGCGAGCGACGTGACGACGGCCGCCCCGACCGCAGCCGCACCATCACCGAGCTCACCGTCACCGTCCTCGAACCCGACCCCGAACAGCAGCCTTTGCCCACGGTCTCCCGCGACGACCGCCACACCGTCCCGACCCAACGCCGACGGCACCGCATCCTCGCGCTGCTGCAGGACGACCCGACCCGCCTATGGAGACCCGCGGAGATCGCCGCCCACTTCGGCGACATCACCCTGCACACCATGTATCGGCAGCTGTCCCGATGGGCCGAAACCGGGATTATCCACAAACTCGGGCCCGGCCTCTACGCAGCCACGGCCTGGACCTCAACGCCCTTGCCACCAGCGCAAACAGGCTAA
- a CDS encoding TetR/AcrR family transcriptional regulator, which yields MVIQASPPFEQSETGCHGLPQPACQVSEGGEQRADVIVEAPGRLFFGPGLARVSMDDLARELGMIKQTIYRHFPDKRSLVTAVLDRQFAAGGAHAGGGGRGHGRAAVRCAGTAVPDRGRQ from the coding sequence GTGGTGATTCAGGCTTCGCCCCCCTTCGAGCAGTCGGAAACAGGCTGCCACGGACTCCCGCAGCCCGCCTGCCAAGTTTCCGAGGGTGGCGAGCAGCGTGCTGACGTGATCGTGGAGGCGCCCGGTCGGTTGTTCTTCGGGCCGGGTCTCGCACGGGTGAGCATGGACGATCTCGCTCGTGAGCTCGGGATGATTAAGCAGACGATCTACCGCCATTTCCCGGATAAGCGCAGCCTGGTGACCGCGGTACTGGACCGCCAGTTCGCGGCAGGTGGAGCGCACGCTGGCGGCGGCGGCCGAGGACACGGAAGGGCAGCTGTTCGGTGTGCGGGTACAGCGGTTCCTGATCGCGGCAGGCAGTGA
- a CDS encoding outer membrane protein assembly factor BamB family protein — translation MTAPGYAHGTAASTPVYEEPSAADWPFAGQNLHDTRYNPHENIISPSTVSTLKPRWVLTTGGNVTATPTVVRGTVYVPDYGGNLWAVNSATGKVVWKNPISRYSGIKGDISRNSPAYWQGRLILGAGVQTNKLLTGAQVMSLDARTGKPLWRTKVDSDPTAIITQSPVVADGVVYVGVSSKAEAINKPTTFRGSALALDAHTGKVLWKRYMVPKGYTGGAIWGSTPVVDKARGLLYVTTGNNESVPAGVCKSPIATNCKPVAADDHIDAIVALSLRTGKVVWVRRTLASDTSTNFRHYGPDYDFGAGPNLFTTVRNGKRVQLLGAGQKSGMYWALDPATGKVVWSTEAGPGSLLGGIMWGTATDGRRIFVSIGNLNHVKYPIVSSSGKKSTTTGGFWAALDAATGKILWQTADPQLAYDNAAMSVANGVVYAGSMAGKGANMYALDAATGKIKWRFASGGAVTGGAAIVNGTAYWGSGYQTAAIGLGYPGNNNKLYAFSPAPNK, via the coding sequence GTGACCGCACCTGGATACGCCCACGGCACCGCGGCAAGCACGCCGGTCTACGAAGAACCGTCCGCCGCCGACTGGCCGTTCGCGGGCCAGAACCTGCATGACACCCGCTACAACCCGCACGAAAACATCATCAGTCCGTCCACAGTGTCCACCCTCAAGCCCCGCTGGGTCCTCACCACCGGAGGGAACGTCACCGCGACTCCTACCGTGGTCCGGGGCACTGTCTACGTACCCGACTACGGCGGCAACCTGTGGGCCGTCAACTCGGCCACAGGCAAGGTGGTCTGGAAGAACCCGATAAGCCGCTACAGCGGCATCAAGGGCGACATCTCGCGCAACAGCCCGGCCTACTGGCAGGGTCGGCTCATCCTGGGCGCGGGAGTGCAGACCAACAAGCTCCTGACGGGTGCCCAGGTGATGAGCCTCGACGCCCGCACCGGCAAGCCGTTGTGGCGCACCAAGGTGGACTCCGATCCGACCGCCATCATCACCCAGTCGCCCGTCGTCGCCGACGGCGTCGTGTACGTCGGCGTCTCCTCCAAAGCCGAGGCGATCAACAAGCCCACCACCTTCCGCGGCAGTGCCCTGGCGCTCGATGCCCACACCGGCAAGGTGTTGTGGAAGCGGTACATGGTGCCGAAGGGGTACACCGGCGGCGCGATCTGGGGCAGCACCCCGGTCGTGGACAAGGCCCGTGGCCTGCTGTACGTCACCACGGGGAACAACGAAAGCGTCCCCGCCGGAGTCTGCAAGTCCCCGATCGCGACCAACTGCAAGCCCGTGGCGGCCGACGACCACATCGACGCGATCGTGGCGCTCAGCCTGCGCACCGGCAAGGTCGTCTGGGTCCGACGCACCCTGGCGAGCGACACCTCGACCAATTTCAGGCACTACGGCCCCGATTACGACTTCGGCGCCGGCCCCAACCTCTTCACCACCGTCCGGAACGGCAAGCGCGTCCAACTGCTGGGCGCGGGCCAGAAGAGCGGCATGTACTGGGCGCTCGACCCGGCGACGGGCAAGGTCGTGTGGAGCACCGAGGCGGGCCCGGGCAGTCTGCTCGGCGGTATCATGTGGGGCACGGCCACAGACGGTCGGCGCATCTTCGTCTCCATCGGCAACCTCAACCACGTCAAGTACCCGATCGTGTCATCGTCGGGCAAGAAGTCGACGACCACGGGTGGGTTCTGGGCAGCGCTGGACGCGGCCACCGGCAAGATCCTCTGGCAGACCGCCGATCCGCAGCTCGCCTATGACAACGCCGCGATGAGCGTGGCCAACGGCGTGGTGTACGCGGGCTCGATGGCCGGCAAGGGCGCCAACATGTACGCCCTCGACGCCGCCACCGGAAAGATCAAGTGGCGCTTCGCCAGCGGCGGCGCGGTCACCGGCGGTGCCGCCATCGTCAACGGCACGGCCTACTGGGGCTCCGGCTACCAGACCGCGGCCATCGGCCTCGGCTACCCCGGCAACAACAACAAGCTCTACGCGTTCTCCCCCGCACCGAACAAGTGA
- a CDS encoding dihydrolipoyl dehydrogenase family protein codes for MSEARENQERGTYDVVVLGAGPVGANVADRARAAGLTVAVVERELVGGECAYWACVPSKALLRPVIALADAHRVDGARQAVTDRPDTGRVFTRRNHYVNDWDDTGQAEWVKSIGADLYRGHGRLDGPRRATVTRDDGARLTLTARHAVAIATGSRPALPDIPGIAESRPWTNRHGTDSSTVPARLTIVGGGGVGVEMATLWQGLGSQVTLLARHRLIPRMEPFAGELIARSLTEAGADVRIGTQVTAVHRPDPTGPVTLTLDDGSELQADEVMFATGRTPATEDIGLDTVGLTPGAWLKVDTTGLVRDVDGTWLYALGDVNHQALLTHQGKYQARTAGDAIGARAAGRPLDDGPWGDHATTADQHAVPQVFFTDPEAASVGLTAEQAAQAGHRIHTVDLDFNAALGANLYADNYPGHARMVVDLDREVLLGVTFVGPGVSELLHSATVAVAGEVPLKRLRHAIACFPTVSEIWLFLLAAYRNRT; via the coding sequence ATGAGCGAAGCACGCGAGAACCAGGAACGCGGCACCTACGACGTGGTCGTGCTGGGCGCGGGCCCGGTGGGCGCGAACGTCGCCGACCGCGCCCGCGCCGCCGGCCTCACCGTGGCCGTCGTGGAACGTGAACTGGTCGGCGGCGAATGCGCCTACTGGGCCTGCGTCCCCAGCAAAGCACTGCTGCGGCCGGTCATCGCCCTCGCCGACGCCCACCGGGTGGACGGCGCCCGGCAGGCCGTCACCGATCGACCCGACACCGGCCGGGTCTTCACCCGCCGCAACCACTACGTCAATGACTGGGACGACACCGGACAGGCCGAGTGGGTGAAGTCCATCGGCGCCGACCTGTACCGCGGCCACGGCCGCCTCGACGGCCCCCGCCGCGCCACGGTCACCAGGGACGACGGAGCGCGCCTGACCCTCACCGCCCGACACGCGGTGGCCATCGCCACCGGCAGCCGACCGGCCCTGCCCGACATCCCCGGCATCGCCGAGTCCCGGCCTTGGACGAACCGGCACGGCACCGACTCCAGCACCGTGCCCGCCCGGCTCACCATCGTCGGAGGCGGGGGAGTCGGCGTAGAGATGGCCACCCTCTGGCAGGGCCTGGGCTCCCAGGTCACCCTGCTCGCCCGCCACCGCCTGATCCCCCGCATGGAACCCTTCGCGGGCGAGCTCATCGCGCGCAGCCTCACCGAGGCGGGTGCGGACGTGCGGATCGGCACCCAGGTCACCGCCGTGCACCGCCCAGACCCCACCGGGCCCGTCACCCTCACCCTTGACGACGGCAGCGAACTGCAGGCCGACGAGGTCATGTTCGCCACCGGCCGGACCCCCGCCACCGAGGACATCGGCCTGGACACGGTCGGCCTCACCCCCGGTGCATGGCTGAAGGTGGACACCACCGGCCTGGTCCGTGACGTCGACGGCACATGGCTGTACGCCCTCGGCGACGTCAACCACCAGGCCCTGCTCACCCACCAGGGCAAGTACCAGGCGCGGACCGCCGGCGACGCCATCGGCGCCCGCGCCGCAGGCCGCCCCCTCGACGACGGCCCGTGGGGAGACCACGCCACCACCGCCGACCAGCACGCCGTGCCCCAGGTCTTCTTCACCGACCCCGAGGCGGCCTCCGTTGGCCTGACCGCCGAACAGGCGGCCCAGGCCGGCCACCGCATCCACACCGTCGACCTCGACTTCAACGCCGCCCTGGGCGCCAACCTCTACGCCGACAACTACCCAGGCCACGCGCGGATGGTGGTCGACCTCGACCGGGAAGTCCTGCTCGGGGTGACCTTCGTCGGCCCCGGAGTCAGCGAACTGCTGCACTCGGCGACCGTCGCGGTCGCTGGCGAGGTCCCGCTCAAGCGACTCAGGCACGCCATCGCCTGCTTCCCGACCGTCAGCGAGATCTGGCTCTTCCTCCTCGCCGCCTACCGCAACCGCACCTGA
- a CDS encoding ABC transporter substrate-binding protein, with protein sequence MYTIDLAYAGRGLHEELVAYIADQEDYYADEGVHVALRDGCTWDIERLRRCATIGLGRALLSRLTDGIPWVALNVNTHHPLFWFLARPGLTSLTDLAGQRLAVHAPHTPPGCFARIVLHQAGLDPDRDVHTVVRSPGDYRMDLRRLREGKIDAAYVGSTMAPEAVAAEHGWQVLAWVGDHFRIPTVGVAVDPTYISPNDPATQAVVRAHRRALQVIHNDPDTTVRHMRTFLGGQTEDEVRAHCERFIAPYFTIDGQADLAVGDSAIAAVAAELGVPATVTAAEVYRTAATTP encoded by the coding sequence ATGTATACGATCGATCTCGCCTATGCCGGGCGAGGCCTGCACGAGGAACTGGTCGCCTACATCGCCGACCAGGAGGACTACTACGCCGACGAGGGCGTCCACGTCGCACTGCGCGACGGCTGCACCTGGGACATCGAACGGCTGCGCCGCTGCGCCACCATCGGGCTCGGCCGGGCACTGCTGTCCCGGCTGACCGACGGCATTCCGTGGGTCGCCCTCAACGTCAACACCCACCACCCGCTGTTCTGGTTCCTCGCCCGCCCCGGCCTGACCTCCCTGACGGACCTGGCCGGCCAACGACTGGCGGTACACGCCCCCCACACCCCACCCGGGTGCTTCGCCCGGATCGTGCTGCACCAGGCCGGCCTCGACCCCGACCGCGACGTCCACACTGTCGTCCGCTCCCCCGGCGACTACCGCATGGACCTGCGCCGACTGCGCGAGGGCAAGATCGACGCCGCCTACGTCGGCAGCACCATGGCGCCCGAGGCAGTCGCCGCCGAGCACGGCTGGCAGGTGCTGGCCTGGGTCGGCGACCACTTCCGGATCCCCACGGTGGGCGTGGCCGTCGACCCCACCTACATCTCCCCGAACGACCCCGCGACCCAGGCCGTCGTACGAGCCCACCGGCGCGCTCTGCAGGTGATCCACAACGACCCCGACACCACCGTGCGGCACATGCGGACGTTCCTCGGCGGACAGACCGAGGATGAAGTCCGAGCCCACTGCGAGAGGTTCATCGCACCGTACTTCACCATCGACGGCCAAGCCGACCTCGCCGTCGGCGACAGCGCGATCGCCGCGGTCGCCGCCGAACTCGGTGTCCCCGCCACCGTCACGGCAGCTGAGGTCTACCGCACCGCAGCCACCACACCCTAG
- a CDS encoding SDR family NAD(P)-dependent oxidoreductase, which produces MTGASGGIGAATAGLLAVRGMRVVVNYLRNTKAADEVVAGIEAAGGQAMAVQADVREAAAVESMVEQVQAAWGGIDVLVHNALIPYAVKSFQDMTWEELGGKIDAEMYAAFAVTKAVLPAMSEQGWGRIIYISTGLSRRPRAGMIALGAAKAALEQFARYLAQELGPQGITVNIVAAGPVEDTRMGSALDEEIKQRQVALTPVGRLARPADVAQAVAFYAGEDNTFMTGTTAAVNGGMSMD; this is translated from the coding sequence GTGACAGGTGCCAGCGGCGGAATCGGTGCGGCCACCGCGGGTCTCCTTGCCGTGCGAGGGATGCGCGTGGTGGTCAACTATCTCCGCAACACCAAGGCGGCCGACGAGGTCGTGGCCGGCATCGAGGCCGCAGGCGGGCAGGCCATGGCCGTGCAGGCCGACGTCCGCGAGGCAGCGGCCGTCGAGAGCATGGTCGAGCAGGTCCAGGCGGCGTGGGGCGGCATCGACGTGCTCGTGCACAACGCGCTGATCCCGTATGCGGTCAAGTCGTTCCAGGACATGACGTGGGAAGAACTGGGTGGCAAGATCGACGCCGAGATGTATGCGGCGTTCGCGGTCACCAAGGCCGTCCTGCCCGCCATGAGCGAACAGGGCTGGGGACGCATCATCTACATCAGTACCGGCCTCAGCCGCCGGCCTCGGGCGGGCATGATCGCGCTGGGCGCGGCCAAGGCCGCCCTGGAGCAGTTCGCCCGCTACCTCGCCCAGGAACTGGGCCCGCAGGGCATCACGGTCAACATCGTCGCAGCCGGCCCGGTGGAGGACACCCGCATGGGGTCCGCGCTCGACGAGGAGATCAAGCAGCGGCAGGTGGCCCTCACCCCCGTGGGCCGCCTGGCACGCCCGGCCGATGTCGCCCAAGCGGTCGCCTTCTACGCCGGCGAGGACAACACCTTCATGACCGGCACCACGGCCGCGGTCAACGGCGGAATGTCGATGGACTGA
- a CDS encoding integrase core domain-containing protein yields MFTDTDRAVLAGLLYHLPIDKLRQLLRFLIRDRDSRFTQAFDAVLADAGLEVVISGIRMPRMNSIMERWIQTCRRELLDHSLIWNQRHLLHALREFESFYNRHRPHRALGQAAPLRSLPEPITAPGQITHLKIRRRDRLGGTLHESHHAA; encoded by the coding sequence GTGTTCACCGACACCGACCGCGCAGTCCTTGCCGGTTTGCTCTACCACCTCCCGATCGACAAGCTGCGCCAACTCTTGAGGTTCTTGATCCGTGACCGGGACTCGAGGTTCACGCAGGCCTTCGACGCGGTGCTGGCCGATGCCGGGCTGGAGGTCGTCATCAGCGGCATCCGGATGCCCCGGATGAACTCCATCATGGAACGGTGGATTCAGACCTGCCGGCGCGAGCTGCTGGACCACAGCTTGATCTGGAACCAGCGTCACCTGCTCCACGCCCTACGCGAGTTCGAGTCCTTCTACAACAGGCACCGGCCTCACCGGGCCCTGGGCCAAGCCGCCCCGCTCCGCTCACTGCCCGAACCGATCACCGCACCAGGACAGATCACACACCTGAAGATCCGCCGACGAGATCGACTCGGCGGCACCCTCCACGAGTCCCACCACGCCGCTTGA
- a CDS encoding NADP-dependent oxidoreductase, with amino-acid sequence MQAVVVRDRAAGVEGMSLTEVPYPNLAENDVIVRVHAAGFTPGELAWSGTWTDRAGRDRTPSVPGHEPSGIVAELGYGTTGLSVGQRVFGLADWTRDGSLAEYTAVEARNLAPLPADVDHTAAAALPISGLTAWQALFDHGRLTAGQTVLVHGVAGGVGSIAVQLAREAGARVIGTGRAGDRDTAVGLGVDAFVDLQADRLEGVGEVDLVLDVIGGEVQERSAPLVRAGGTLVTIASPPEVRPRDGRAVFFVVEPDRARLADLVQRLRDGRLKPIVGDVRALAEAPAAFAPGRHARGKTIIRVMDGG; translated from the coding sequence ATGCAGGCCGTCGTCGTTCGAGACCGCGCCGCCGGTGTCGAGGGAATGTCGCTGACGGAGGTGCCCTACCCCAACCTCGCCGAGAACGACGTCATCGTGCGCGTGCATGCTGCTGGGTTCACCCCGGGGGAACTCGCCTGGTCGGGAACATGGACGGATCGCGCCGGGCGCGACCGGACGCCGAGCGTGCCTGGACACGAGCCGTCGGGCATCGTTGCCGAACTCGGGTACGGCACCACCGGTCTCTCGGTGGGCCAGCGGGTGTTCGGGCTGGCCGACTGGACCCGGGACGGCTCGCTGGCCGAGTACACCGCGGTGGAGGCTCGCAATCTGGCCCCGCTTCCGGCGGACGTCGACCACACGGCGGCCGCCGCACTGCCGATCTCGGGGCTGACCGCCTGGCAGGCCCTGTTCGACCACGGTCGGCTTACCGCGGGGCAGACCGTCCTGGTCCACGGGGTCGCGGGCGGCGTGGGGTCGATCGCGGTGCAACTCGCGCGTGAGGCGGGGGCGCGGGTGATCGGCACGGGCCGGGCCGGCGACCGGGACACCGCTGTCGGGCTGGGCGTGGATGCCTTCGTGGATCTGCAGGCCGATCGGCTGGAGGGCGTCGGGGAGGTCGATCTGGTCCTCGACGTGATCGGCGGCGAGGTCCAGGAGCGCTCGGCCCCACTGGTGCGGGCCGGGGGCACGCTGGTCACCATCGCCTCGCCGCCCGAGGTCCGTCCGCGGGACGGCCGGGCCGTCTTCTTCGTCGTCGAGCCCGACCGTGCCCGGCTCGCGGACCTGGTCCAGCGGCTCAGGGACGGACGGCTCAAGCCGATCGTCGGCGACGTCAGGGCGCTGGCCGAGGCACCCGCCGCGTTCGCCCCCGGCCGCCACGCCCGCGGCAAGACCATCATCCGGGTCATGGACGGCGGATAA